ATCAGCGCTCTGCCGGTACGCACCGATAGTGGTAACTTCCGCCACTCCTGGGTGCCCGCGCGGATTACAAGCTCTCTCACCTCGAACCCGACACGGTCGCATGCTTTCCGCAGCGACGACTCGGTAAACCCTACAACATGATAGGGGGTATGCAAATGGACTCAAGAAGGGTGACGTTTCGGGACAGAGCACTTTCGAGACGGTGTTACGGACTCGCGCTACGAGTGCCGCCTGGTTCGTCACAGTGAGAAAGAGCACGCCCTGCGGGCTCAGTATCCGGCGGAGCTCCCGGAGCATCCCCAGCGGTTCCGGGAGATGCTCGAGCACACTGTCAAGATAAATAGCATCAAAGTAGTGGTCTGGATACTTCGCCTCTTCCAGGAAGCCGAGGAACACCTCAATCCCCAGCGAGCGTTTCACGGTGTCCGCAAAGAAGGACGAGACCTCCTGCCCATGAACCTCCCAGCCGCGCTGGCGTGCCTCGCGCAAACCGTAACCGAGCCCGCACCCGACCTCAAGGAACGTGTGAATGGGACACCGGGCGTGGTATTCGAGGCGATTAAGCCGCCGCTGCGGGTTGTGCGTTGTTTTTACCGCTTGCCACCAGGAGCTCAGTTCAGGGAAATAGTCCTGCCCGTAGATCTTCTGAAGCGCTGCAAGATCCCACAACGGCATCGGCTGGGTGTAAAAGAAACCACAGCAGTGACATCTCACGATGGAGACGGTACGTGCCACGAGGGCCGGGCGGAACCGCTCCTCTATACTGGGGCGCCCCACACACGCGTACTGCTCGGCACCACAGATAGCGCACCGAACATGCCGAAACCGCGGGTGCAGTTCAGTGCCCAGGTTATGGATGGCGATCGGTAAAGGGTCCTGTTCAGCGTCCATAGCCATCATGGTGGTCTTCCTCGACGCACTCACGCGGTTCACGTGGCACAGTTAATAGAATAGTTATAAGTTCTCGATTATCGCGATATGTATACAGCACGCTGAGGCATGCAGCTCACAGTGGATATGAAGGGGTTGCTCGGCAAGAGCGCGGGAGATACGCTCTTAATAGGATTATTGATGCTGCTGGGCGTGGCAACCATATTTGCGTTCCGGTTCGCGCTTGGTTTGCGGTATATCGGTGCCGTTGTCGCGGCGTATCTTCTTTTCACATCGGCGGTTCTCGTGACATGGCCACGGCATCCGCCTCAGCTCAAGTTCGGGATTGCGAACGGGGTGACCTTACTGCGGGCTATTGGTGTCTGCCTGATTGTGGGTACGCTTGCTCTGGATACATTACGGCCCCAGCTCGTCTGGATGGTTGCCGGCATAGCAGGATGTAACCTACTGCTCGACGGCTGTGATGGCCGACTCGCCCGGCATTACGGGATCACTTCGGCCTTCGGCGCACGCTTTGATATGGACGTTGATGCGCTGCTGATCATGGTTTTGTGTGTGGTGCTGGTCGTCCATTATGACATGGCCGTATGGGTACTGGCAATCGGGCTTTTACGGTATTTTTTCGAGGGTGCCGGGCTGCTCAGGCCCTGGCTTCGTGCACCTTTAACAACCAGTACGCGGGGCAGAGTTATCGGATCCTATCAGATATGTACGCTGATAGTGGCGCTTGTATCACGGCCCACAATAGTGCGCGAAATACTGCTGGTCTCTGCTCTACTGCTGCTGATATATTCCTTCACGATCGATATTTGGTCGTTATACCGGCGTGCTACGCACGCGTTACCAGCACTGAGCAGCAACAGATAGTAAGCAGAGCCTGTATCGTTCGTTTGTAATAGTGCCTTTTTATTCGACCTTAACTGATTCCTTCTTCTGCTCCTCTTCGACTTCCAGCTTCTTCTTGTACTCCTGGAGCTCCGCGATCTCCTTCTCGATCGCTTTCGTGATGGTCTTCAGGGTCCAGATGCGACCATCGATGATCGAAGAGGCGACCTTCGTCGGTTGCGGGATCGCGTCCTCGATGTTCTTGGAGACGCCGGTTGCGATATCGGCCGCGACTTTGAACGGTACGAACGAGGCGCCGATGAGCGTCTTGATCGCTTTGCCCAGGTCTTCGTCCCAGCCGGTGCCGACGGCACAGTAATAACCACCGAGGAGATGATACGTGCTGTGGACGGGGCACTGGCCGCAGATGCAGCCCTCACGTTTCAGGTCGCAGCCGGTCTTGCCGCGCGCGCAGAAGAGCCCTTCCATGCCCGTCTTCATGCACTCGTTATAACTGGGACAGCTCGGACAGATGCACTGCTTCATATTTTCAGGGGTATCGGATACCTTCATCATCTTATTCCACCTCCTTGCTTGCTTGCTTGCGTGCATTACTATAGCTGAGGGCTGCTAATAAGCTTTCCGCCCACCCGCCTCATGTCTGCACGGTGCCCCGGTGCGATTACTTACAGCCGTTGCAAAATCGCCTGTAGCTCGTTGATCCGCGCGTTCGTCTTGATCCCGGTCGCGGCGAAGATCGTGCGACTGGCCTCGAACCCGTTCTCTTCCAGCGCATCGATAAGCGCGATGAGCGGTGGTGGCTGGATCCTCAATGCTTTGCAGAGCGCATGGTGCTCGAAGAAGAAGGGTATGTCAAGCTCGTGGATGCTGGTGTGCAGGATCTTCATCGCCTCACGCTGCTGACCGAGCGGTCGGGTTGCCAGGTCTGTATGGACACGCTCGCAGAAGGCAGGATCCTTGATCGGATGGGTATACAACGGCCCGGAAAGCTGCAGCATCGCGCCACAGCACGCGCATTGGTTGGAGGTGTTCAGATTCAGCAGGTCGCGGCAGGGGAAGGCGAACCGGTGGCCGCAGGTGAAGCAGTGCGCGATGAACCCGAGCCGTGACACGGACGCATCAGCCTTTTTCGCGCCTCTTTCGACCTGCATGATGAGCCGAATGAAATGCACGGCGGCGTACGAGAGGAGTGGTTTAACGGCCTTGTCGTGCCGGGCGAGCTCGCGGGTGACCTTGCCCAACAGAACGCGCGTGCCCATCTCGGCGTGATACTCAGTGTTCAATGGTCGCGCGCCGTAGTTCCGCAGGCCGCCGGTGTGCGCGCCGCACAACGGCGCCGTGTCCGTGGCCGTCACCAACAGCAGTTTTTTTGCTGACTGGCAAGCCGCGTCGAGAAAAGGAACCGGCGACCCGAAAGGGTCGAGATCGACAATATCGTAATGCGTGCGGTGCAGCAGAACGTTCGCGTTATCGTGCGATGCGGTTGCGCTGTTTTCGACGCCGTTCACGTGAATATTACGGGTGATGAGCTCGAACGCGGGCGTGCTGTGGTCGTTGACGGTCACGTCCAGGGCACCGACTTCATGAGCAACGCGGACGCCGCGTGCCCCGGTGCCAGCGAGTGCGTCCACATAACTAAGGGCGGGTGATGGTGATGAAGCGAGAAAGACGGCGAGAGAGGCGACATCAATGTCGCGACAGAGTTCCATCCGGGGATTGTAGAACATCGAATGGGTGAGGTGCTGCTCAGGGACAATGATGCGGGTGGTACCTTCGGTAAGTTCGGTGAACATGGGATAGTAGATTTAACGTTTTTGCACTTAAAAGTCCATTTTGGATGCTATGGCAGGTTTTGAAATGAAATACCGTTTCATTCTATTCATTTTCCTTATCGCCCTTGTAGTATATCTCTATCAGCGTGACTTCATCCCTATCACTGTTATATGCATAGATTATGCGGATGCCACTCCTGCCTCCCCGCTTAAGATCTCGCGACCTGAAATGTCGGACTTTATATAGTGGAACGCTGATCTCCTCTCCTCTCTGAGTCCTGAAATATGGACGGTCCTCGGTCTATATTTTTATACTTTTTACGCAGTTTTTTTAGGTCCTTTTCGAACTCATTTTAGTGACCTGAAAGAACTCAGTCCTCCTCGTATTCTCGGACAGAGAACAGGGCGTCTCTGTAGAATACCAATTCGTAGTCGATAATATCGCCCTCGGCAGTTGCTTTATACGGTATATCTCGGTGGGAAAATGCGCTTATCTGTGTTGCATTCATACTGCAGTATTTCGCGATATCATTCTCGATGACCTGGAGCTCATTTGCCGTCAGCAGATCCAGTGATGGCTTTTTAACGGGGCGGAATTTCTGCTGGTCGAACGTGCCGAACGCCACAACAGTGGTCTCGATTTTTCCCTCTGCTTCCAGTTCCCGCACCGCGTAATCAAAATGGCTCGGCGCTGGCCCGTGCTCCAACTTGCGATACAATTCGCCGGTTAACTTCTCCTCGTACAGCTCGTAGTATATAATCGAAATCCGAGAAGTAAAGGAGCTTGAAGAGTACGGTCTTCCCCACATTCTCCAGCGAGCTGCACTTGAAGATGAGGTAAGAGGTGAAAATCGCCATCGAGCTCTGGTTAAAGGTTGCCGAGAAAGAGGGCGGGAGATATCGCAGCCGCGTGGAAAAGAACTGCTCACGACGCTTTATGAAACCGCTTTAGGTACCGTCGAACCGCAAAAGGTGTGATCTGTTGCTCGAATGAGCTCCATCTTGGGATTGTAGAACATCGATCGGGTGAGGTATTACTCCCCGTTTTTTATTATAAGCCAAATATGGGTTCTTTATTTGATGCACAGGGCACTATACCATTTACTGCTGGAGGACATGAAGGGCCTGGAAATACTCGAGTTTGACCCGGCCTATGCGGCCGATTTCAAGCGCCTGAATCTGGTCTGGCTGGAGCGATATTTCCAGGTGGAGCCCTTGGACAGAACTGTCTTGAGCGACCCGGAGGAAACGATCATTAAACCGGGTGGCATGGTCTTCTTTGCACTCCTCAATGGTGCGGTGGTGGGCACCTGCGCGCTTATCAGGCACACTGAGGGGCTCTTCGAGCTCTCTAAGATGGCCGTTGCGGATGCACATCAGAGAAAAGGCATCGGCACGCAGCTCCTCAGCCATGCCATCGCGTGGGCGCGATCGCAGTCGATAGCGAAGCTCTTCGTGGAGACCAATACGGTACTGGAAAGCGCCGTGCGGCTCTATCAGCGCATCGGGTTCCGCATAACCGCACACGACCGCGCGGACGCACACTATGACAGAACCAATCTCAAATTGGAGCTCGATCTGCAACAGTAGCGCAGCGCAGACCGAACCAGAAAGCGTTTATGCTACGATTCGCAAGCATACGTTTGCTTTATGTATCATCCCGAATGTGAACGAAGAGAATAAGTAGAGAGTGATGCAACGACCGCTGCTTATCCTGGCGTTCTCTGGAATTGGTGGAATCCCCGGCTCTTCCGCAAGCCCGCATCGATCGACCAGGCACTGGATCTCAAAAGGGGTACTCCGGTGCCAGAGTATCACCGTCGTGTGCCGAATATCTTGAGTGCGATCTCAGGGATTGGTGCTATATTTGTCATCTGGGGTGTTGCGACAATTGCGATCTGGCCAACGATACTCGGCGTCGCCCTCGTTTATCTCGGCAAGCTGTGGTTCATTGACCGGATGGTCTGGCTGTACGAGAACACGAAGGCTGCAACTAGGGAATACACACGCTGGCTCTATTAATCGATACCCAAACACTCATCGAACCCCAATACTTGCCGCATCCATATCCAACCCTTTCCACGTTACTTTGTATCCGAGATACGCCAGCACCTCGTCCGCATTCGTTAAGCCCGCTTCCTCAATGATCGCACGCGCTTTCACGTACTTCTCGATGCCCAGCAGATTCTCCTTGAGGTCTTTGAGCACGTTCTTGTTGACCACAACATCTTTGAACATAACGTACTGGGGATCATTCACGCACTTCTTGACTGCGTCCTGACTCATTCCGTATTTCCGTGCGAGTTCAGCGAGCAGGATAATATCGCCTTCAAGCGCTATATGCTTGTCCGCCAGCGATTCAACCTGTTTCGCGATAGCTTCGCGCTCGAGCGCGGTCAGGTACCGAACCACCTCACCCACGGGCACCTTCTTCGTATAAAGGATCAAAGGTTGATCGATACCGAACCCGAACGGCTCGGCGTTGAAACACGCCAGGTTCTTGTTGATCGCAACGAGCATCGTAAATGGTAATGATCCTATCTTAGCTAATTTGCGCTTGAGATACGTCTCGGTCCAGAATCCGACGATCTCGAAGTACGTTTCCAGATCCAATTCTCTATGCCGGAACTTGAAATCCGGGATGAACACGCCGCGCCGGGTGAAGATAACCTCAGGCTCCCTGATCAACTCCCAGTTCTTCGCGATGGGTAACGAGACGAACTCATTGTAGAATTTCTGCTCGATGCTGCTATCAAAGCTGGTTTCCAGGTCGTCCGCCTTCTGCTCGTCGCTCGTCACTAAGGGCATATCGCGGCTATCCATGATAAAATGGTAGATCCGCGGCAGGTTTCCCCGTCGAATGACGATCTCGGCGTCCAGTATCCACGACTCGCTCCTGATAATGGCGGGTAACAATTTCGCCAGAGCGGTGCCGTATCGCTCACTCAGCTTCAGCAACGAAGAAGCGCCCTCGATCCGTATTTTGTTCCCGTCTTCAGGCAGGTACATCAGCCCGAAATACTTGATCGCCCTGAAGAGTTCAGGCGCTTTTCCCGTTACGGTAAGCGTCATGCCCGTGGCCCTAAACAGTAACGTCTGTGCCAGTGAGCGATTGTACTTTTTTATGAGCTCTTCTGCAGTGAGCGGCTCGAACTGCTCCAAAACCACCTCTGAGTCCAGATCAGCCCATAATGACTGCTCCAGCTCCGCTACGGTGATTTTCAGGCTTTCTGCGACATTGGCGATGACGGCGGCGCGTTCTCGAGGGTGGGTTACGTTGACGTGAC
The Methanomicrobia archaeon DNA segment above includes these coding regions:
- a CDS encoding DUF790 family protein, with the translated sequence MLPGELLITRTRKDRIYPDFLEVNPENLERAQELIEVYRSFSGRKKSELAELLDELEQGLHFKRVRGLRTLLERRCTFTSRFAIEPVRARRAVFEAARHVNVTHPRERAAVIANVAESLKITVAELEQSLWADLDSEVVLEQFEPLTAEELIKKYNRSLAQTLLFRATGMTLTVTGKAPELFRAIKYFGLMYLPEDGNKIRIEGASSLLKLSERYGTALAKLLPAIIRSESWILDAEIVIRRGNLPRIYHFIMDSRDMPLVTSDEQKADDLETSFDSSIEQKFYNEFVSLPIAKNWELIREPEVIFTRRGVFIPDFKFRHRELDLETYFEIVGFWTETYLKRKLAKIGSLPFTMLVAINKNLACFNAEPFGFGIDQPLILYTKKVPVGEVVRYLTALEREAIAKQVESLADKHIALEGDIILLAELARKYGMSQDAVKKCVNDPQYVMFKDVVVNKNVLKDLKENLLGIEKYVKARAIIEEAGLTNADEVLAYLGYKVTWKGLDMDAASIGVR
- a CDS encoding class I SAM-dependent methyltransferase; the encoded protein is MSASRKTTMMAMDAEQDPLPIAIHNLGTELHPRFRHVRCAICGAEQYACVGRPSIEERFRPALVARTVSIVRCHCCGFFYTQPMPLWDLAALQKIYGQDYFPELSSWWQAVKTTHNPQRRLNRLEYHARCPIHTFLEVGCGLGYGLREARQRGWEVHGQEVSSFFADTVKRSLGIEVFLGFLEEAKYPDHYFDAIYLDSVLEHLPEPLGMLRELRRILSPQGVLFLTVTNQAALVARVRNTVSKVLCPETSPFLSPFAYPLSCCRVYRVVAAESMRPCRVRGERACNPRGHPGVAEVTTIGAYRQSADRDYAFTTILSAR
- a CDS encoding tRNA (guanine(10)-N(2))-dimethyltransferase — protein: MFTELTEGTTRIIVPEQHLTHSMFYNPRMELCRDIDVASLAVFLASSPSPALSYVDALAGTGARGVRVAHEVGALDVTVNDHSTPAFELITRNIHVNGVENSATASHDNANVLLHRTHYDIVDLDPFGSPVPFLDAACQSAKKLLLVTATDTAPLCGAHTGGLRNYGARPLNTEYHAEMGTRVLLGKVTRELARHDKAVKPLLSYAAVHFIRLIMQVERGAKKADASVSRLGFIAHCFTCGHRFAFPCRDLLNLNTSNQCACCGAMLQLSGPLYTHPIKDPAFCERVHTDLATRPLGQQREAMKILHTSIHELDIPFFFEHHALCKALRIQPPPLIALIDALEENGFEASRTIFAATGIKTNARINELQAILQRL
- a CDS encoding N-acetyltransferase: MHRALYHLLLEDMKGLEILEFDPAYAADFKRLNLVWLERYFQVEPLDRTVLSDPEETIIKPGGMVFFALLNGAVVGTCALIRHTEGLFELSKMAVADAHQRKGIGTQLLSHAIAWARSQSIAKLFVETNTVLESAVRLYQRIGFRITAHDRADAHYDRTNLKLELDLQQ
- a CDS encoding CDP-alcohol phosphatidyltransferase family protein is translated as MQLTVDMKGLLGKSAGDTLLIGLLMLLGVATIFAFRFALGLRYIGAVVAAYLLFTSAVLVTWPRHPPQLKFGIANGVTLLRAIGVCLIVGTLALDTLRPQLVWMVAGIAGCNLLLDGCDGRLARHYGITSAFGARFDMDVDALLIMVLCVVLVVHYDMAVWVLAIGLLRYFFEGAGLLRPWLRAPLTTSTRGRVIGSYQICTLIVALVSRPTIVREILLVSALLLLIYSFTIDIWSLYRRATHALPALSSNR
- a CDS encoding DUF4065 domain-containing protein, giving the protein MWGRPYSSSSFTSRISIIYYELYEEKLTGELYRKLEHGPAPSHFDYAVRELEAEGKIETTVVAFGTFDQQKFRPVKKPSLDLLTANELQVIENDIAKYCSMNATQISAFSHRDIPYKATAEGDIIDYELVFYRDALFSVREYEED
- a CDS encoding DUF2769 domain-containing protein; protein product: MHASKQARRWNKMMKVSDTPENMKQCICPSCPSYNECMKTGMEGLFCARGKTGCDLKREGCICGQCPVHSTYHLLGGYYCAVGTGWDEDLGKAIKTLIGASFVPFKVAADIATGVSKNIEDAIPQPTKVASSIIDGRIWTLKTITKAIEKEIAELQEYKKKLEVEEEQKKESVKVE